From the genome of Tenrec ecaudatus isolate mTenEca1 chromosome 1, mTenEca1.hap1, whole genome shotgun sequence:
GGGGTAGGGCCACGGCCACAGAAGCAGTCTAAGGGGTGCTTTGGGGTCAAAGTGAAGACTAGGGTCAGGCACGGAATGCTTCCCATAGGGCAAGAATAACCGCTCTTAAAAAACTCAGGACCAGGCCTCCTTGCGGCCAGCCGTGGCAGTTGGGTGACTGACTGGCAGTCACCCTGGTCCCAAAGGTGCGGTTAGGAGACGGGGGTCATGGGGGCTCCTTCTTTACTAGGTTAACTGTCATCTACATGTCAGGCGTCCCAGGAGGGCGGGAAGGGAGAGGCAGCCCGCCTAGTCGGGAGGGAGGTGTGAACAATTCACGTCCGAGCCCAGCCCTGAAGGAAAGCCGGGGGCTGGACGGCATGCCCTGCTCCTTGCACCCCGAAACTGCGGCGCGAGGCTTCGTTGGGTTCCGGAACGGCAGGTCCTCCGGGGATGTTTCTTGGGCCCTCGCGTTTCCCCAGCGACTGATGATGCTCGTCCACAGCGAAGGCGCCTCTATGCCCCTTCCTCACGGGCCTGGACCCCCGCTCCACTCACGCGCTGACTTTGGGGTCCCCCCAGGGCGGGCTTGGAACCCCACGCCCGCGACTGAGAAGCTCGAGCCAGGGCCCAGACCGGAAGGAACGCCCCCACGCCGCTGCGTCGAGGTGAGGGGCGGTGCCATAGACGCGCACTTCCGCTTCCGGTTCAGCGCGACGGCCGCGTCCGGGCGTAGTGTTCCTGCCGCGAAGGTTGTGGCGTTGGTAACTTCGAGGGGATTCGAGGTGAGGGGGCCAGTGGGGGGCCCGGGGCGGGGGAGAACCGACGGCTCTCGGTCGCCGTGTCGGCGGGGGGCGAGGCCGGAGCCGAACCCTGGAATCGGACGTTCTGACGAGTCGGGGCGGAGACGAGATGGCGGGAGGCCGGGTTTAGGGCAGGTTTGCGGCTAGGGAGACGGTGAGAGGAAGTCCCAGTGGCTGAGGGGCTTGAGGACCTGGGAGGCTGGCGACGTCGAGGTCTGGGACATCCCTGAACTCGTGACCCCACCGCCTCCCTTCTCCCGGCCCGTATAGCTCCAGCCAGGATGATCGAGGTGGTTTGCAACGACCGTCTGGGGAAGAAGGTCCGCGTCAAGTGCAAGTATCCTTTTGGCAGGCCGCGAGACAGTGTCCCCTGAGAGCGCAGGCGCTCGGTCGGTGTCGTAGGGAGGTTTTAAtgaacacacacaccacccccacccccgaaggGCGTCGGGAGGATGGGGTCTTGGCAAAGCGCTTTCAGCCTTGGAATGCCCCTTCCCTTGCGTTTTCCTTGACGCCTTGCGCCCAGCACGGATGACACCATCGGGGATCTCAAGAAGCTGATCGCAGCCCAAACTGGCACCCGTTGGAACAAGATCGTCCTTAAGAAGTGGTGAGTGCAGGGGCTAGAGCTAGAGGCCGGAAGGTGTGGGTTAGGGGAGTGCTGCCCGCTGCCCGGGACCATTTCTTAGGCAAGGCTTTCTCCCCTCCGCAAGGACCAACGGTTGGACCCCTCTCTAAATAGGTCTTTATTCCGTAGGTACACCATCTTTAAGGACCACGTGTGTCTGGGTGATTGTATCCTTTGTGGGGTGTCATGAGGAGGATGGGTCTGCCTATCCTTGCCCCCTTGCGCGTTGTTAAATACCAGCGTCTGGAAGAGGGCGTTTAAGTTAGTATATGGCACGTGCTGAGCACTCAGAGGGAGCCATGGAaatggtttggggggaggggaggggttggagtGGCGCACTGGGTTTGGTAAACATGAgcaggaggtggtgggggtggacgGGACTCAGGCAGGTTTGATGTGCAAAGCACTGGAGCATGAACGGCTCTCCTGTTTTGGATTCTGCCCCAAATCAACACAGGTCAGTCCAAGACAGTGGTGTTCTAACTCCTGGGCTGGGCCTACATCATGGACCCAGCTGGGAATAGatgaaaggggtggggtgggtatggAGGACAGGAGAGTATTCCTTAACACCTTCACCTCAGATGAAATCCATGATGGGATGAACTTGGAGCTTTATTACCAATAAGGCAaaattccttcctccttctctgccctgcccctgccctgctcccccctaccCACACTCGTATGGATGCTTGTTTTTAATAACTcaacattaataaaaattaagATGCTCCTTCGGTGTGGTCATGTTCACTGGAGACTGGCAGAGGAGGGGAAGGTCAGTCCCTGTCTGGTCATCATCGCGGCCCTTCGCTCAGTAAACATTGTGGACTGGTCGATGGGGAAACAGTAAGCAGAAcaggagattgggtgagtgtatAAGGGCCCAGGGTTGGGATTCTTGTCACCCAAGCGACCAAGGACAGCCTCTGAGTGGGGACAGTAGAGGTAGTGCGTAGAATAACATGCTCTGGATTCAGAAGTACTGCGTGAAATCCCAGTTCTGACACCAACCGCTGAGTGTCCATGGCAAATTACTTAACTTCCATCAGTATTTTCTTATCTGAAAATTAGAACTAAGTGCTTACATATATTAGTATGTAATATACTAATATACAACATATATGTTGTGAAGCACAGATGagataacccactgccatcaaatcagtctgATTTAGTGTGTCcagcagaaccctggtggtgtagtgattattcattgggctgttaaccaaaaggtcataggtttgaaaccaccagcagttcctagggagaaaggtgaagctgtctattcccataaagagttacagcttgggcaacccataagggcagttctaccctgccctatagagtcactgcgTCAGAATCCTAGAACTGCTCCCAGGGTGTCCAAGGCtatcattctttatgggagcagacagcctcatcttcatcAGTACTCCCCTCTCTTGGGTGATCCCTGGCTGCTTCTCCCCTTAACctctgagtagctggtggattctgactgctgaccttgttagcagcccactgtgtaacccactacaccatggtTGCTCCTAGGTAAGAAAAAGTGTATCTAAATATCTATAGTTCCTGgtgatttaaacaaacaaacaataaaatgcGTGTAGTGGACAGTGGGTAGGTAGTATGGCCTAGGCTATAAGAGCCAGGCCTCGCGAACCAGACCAATCAAGTGTGAGTTCTGACCATTAGCATGGGACTCAGACTCAGAGAATCAAAGTCTGATCATCAGTTTCCTCCCAGAAAACATCACCATGATGGTATCTACATCCCAGCTCATCACCTGGCACAGAGAGCTATTGACTGCCCTTGTCCTCCATGTGTGCACAGCAAGGCACCAAACACCCCACCTCGGACCATAGGCCCACAGCCCACACTGGAGCCCTTCcttggaaaccaccaggaccaTGATGCACCAGTACTCCCCTCATGACCCCTGATGATCCTCCCCTTCACTTGCCCATGTGCCCAAGCCCTTTCCTTCatttcaccaccagggttcttgggaGAGGGACTTAACTGCCACAGGGATGCTGCTGCCCTGTGACTTGTAGAAGATGATCTCTGTGTCCCTCTTCCCACTCCCTTCCATGGCTTCTCCCCtgtttctgggaactcctgggatCCTGGCTCTTCCTGCTCAAGCCTTCCCCTTAACTGGCTCTTTCAAAACAGGCTTACTGAGGTGACTCCTTGTTTTCCTCCGGAAGCAGAGACGGGAACACTTGAAACAGCTACAACCtacctacccttttcttcctgcctctgcttccccttccttctGTTCTCTTTCATGAGGTCAGCTCCCTTCTCAAGGCACTGGAAAAAGTGCCTTGGAATAATACATAAACATAAgcttccattttaattttaaaggaTGACTATGCTAATGCATCCATGTTAGATCGAGCATTTGTTAAAAATTGTTAATTTCTCATACCACCAGTAACCAGCATTTGATCAACCCAGACATTTTCAGAGATAGGTAATTTGTTTTAATGATTAGGGTAAATTACACATACTTTAGTGTGCCCCTGGCTTAATGATGGAGCTACTGACAAGGATTGTTTTTATGAAAAGACTGATAATGAAAGCAATCAAgatgaaaattaaatttaaacgTGGGGTATTGAGCTTATGATGGAGTCTTGGGAGTGGACCCTTGGCATAAGTCGGGGACTCCCTGTACTCCTATAGCTAATTactcttttgtttgctttttaacagaGCAGTGCAGGCACTCTGATTCTGGTGAAGGGAAAGGCCATTCACATCGTGGAGAAGTCAACAAGCCCCAGATAAATGACTctcgggggtgggaagggggggtgCATTGGGCTGTtggcttcaaggtcagcagtttgaatccaccagccactacaagagagaaagatgagactgtccacCCTGTcgatttacagcctccgaaaccctgtatagggtcaatgagtcagaatcaacttggtggcagtggagtTCTTTGAGAGGAGTTGGGATGCAGTGGGTTTGGAGGGTAAATGTTATAACATCCCCAATTCTAAAGCACACGAGTATTTTCTTCATTAATGTTATCTAGGATCTGCTAGCCCTTGCTGTGGCTACACAGAGCCCAGACAAAATGCATGATGAAGGGTTTATTATGaaggttaacaagttgtaatgccagcgAGAAATGCTTGGGATAGAGTAATTTTCAAGAcatgttctttcaggtctgccaaTAAATGTCCGAGGGGGCATACCACTCCTTTGTAAGCCTCAGTCTGAAAGCATTCGGGTAAAGTGGGTCAGCCAATCCAGCTCTGTGACTTAAATCCCCAGAGGCACGCTGCCTCGGTAAGCTTCCTCCAGAAGGCACTCAGCTGCACTtcagtgggtcagcaaacccattacctcaattaagtgcccagagcagCCCTACTCTGGAgatcagcctcctgcacaaaagcactcatccCTGCTTTCTCTGAGGGTCGGGAAGTCCATTCTGCCCCACGCTCTGGCTcccggttctgctgctgctcctcagaTGTTCTAgctctcttctggatccaggaggttcacggtGCAAGGATCTTAGGTCCAGAGGACATGTTCCACTCCTGGCACTTGCTGTGTCCTGCAGTTGTATGACAGCTGAGGGAATCCTGTCTGCAGTTACTCATAGGTgagtcctatcagtatcttcctccctccttcttaccagacccctgCAGGACTAGGGCATTAGGTGAGAGTTCGAGACTTTAGCTGGaacagccacattaaataattcactgcccctgcaagtAATGGCCAACATTTTGAGTGATGATTGAGTTAAATAAAATTGCTACGTAAGTGTGGGAGGGTAGGTGAGACAAAGACGTGCACAAGCACATATAGgtataaacccaaaccaagcatTACCATCTAATTGATttcaattcacagcaaccttatacagggtttctgaagctgcctcatctttgtcctgagggatgcctggtgggcttgaacttccaATCCTGTTAAGCAGTCCAAGGCCTAACCCATCATGCCACTGGGACTCCTTAGTTGGAGATAGTGGTATGTGGGCATGTATATAAGAACACATGAGGAGGCCCAGTTAATGGAAACTTTTTAGACATTCCCAAACATCTCCTGGGGCTGAATTACCAGACTCGAAAGCCAAAGGACATAATCTTTGGAGACATATGAGGGAGGGGTcttcaaaaactttgtggaagaattccattatcACTTAAGACCATTTTACATAAACCGTGAAGTCCTCTCATGCAAGCCAGTTGACATGACTGCTCATGAAGCTCATCTTCTACATTCGAGTTTGGAGAGGTGCAGCTGGGGTCCTAAACGCTTCAGGGCGTAAACATTGCCTTGTTCCTGTGTGGAGCAAAGGCAAGCAGAAGAAACCAACCTCGAAGCAGCAGGACTGATGACACACAGACCACAGCCTCCTAGAGCCTAGACTAGAAGACCCAGGTCCTAGGTGGTGCCTGGCTCCCACTACACACTTCTGGGAGCAGCCACAGGGAGAAGGTCCCCGTCAGAatggaaaacaaatgtacaagaAAACACAAGTTCCTGAAAAAGACTAAATGTACTGGACAGGTAGCAATCAGTGGCACCCTGTGACTGTCACCCTAAGACATCCTTTTGACCTGGAACTGAAGCCACTCATAGAGGTCACCCTTCAGCTGAATAATAGGTCAACCAATAATATTATAACACATGAGGAAGTGCTCCTTAGAACAACTCTGAGGAAGAAGAGAAGGCAAAAGGGTggggcaaggggagggagggcagaaaTTGGGGGGAGGGAGAACCTTACAGAACTGCAACCGATGTCAGAGCAATTCATGTGTGCATTGTGGAGTGCTAAACAAATTCGGTGTGTGAACTGCCTAAAACTTTTTTTGTAAGTGCCCTTAAAAGAAGGCTTATTTAAAACAAATCCTGTCACAAAATGCAAAGAGATCAACTAATATCAGTAGATTCTATCAAGTTATGAACAGACATAAGAACAGCAGTCATTCATCTCATTAAAAACCCTCAAAGTGGGGAAACATGAAAAAGAATTTGATAACTCCTTTTGCCCCTCAAATTGGCAAAACTAAAAGCTGGCTAATGGTCCCTGCAGCCCATTATCAAGGT
Proteins encoded in this window:
- the UBL5 gene encoding ubiquitin-like protein 5, translating into MIEVVCNDRLGKKVRVKCNTDDTIGDLKKLIAAQTGTRWNKIVLKKWYTIFKDHVCLGDYEIHDGMNLELYYQ